A genome region from Haloarcula ordinaria includes the following:
- a CDS encoding archaea-specific SMC-related protein: protein MNCTIEIENIAGISEGIATVESGVNTVKASNWQGKSSFIRAIETAFGTKTALTEGEDEGHVAVDIDGERHEVRLDRSGGTVARHGNPVLEDEYDRLVADLFAFLGEDNAIRQAVRNGDNLAPLLTKPLEVSDINERIADLREERDAVEIELAKARASADDLVSLRKQKNTLESELADLREQEQRFDDAMASDAREELSDLRAERQRVSSLIERLENTIERAQEKLTDTHEEYESIEVADPADVEDGLAEVRDKHERAEQDLELLQSVYSANKRLVEEERLDLLTDVDHGLLGDAHTCWLCGSETTADEIESQLDEVGAKVLDLREEARMYEERIEELESKRDDIRDQQRRKTDLEDRITELESTVSERSQNLSSAKQRLETVEEQIAELETEVEDVDREISDIRSDIKYKEAELEDVVDDIQAAEQAATTVETLEEEKEQLSQEITQLRTRKDEIQTRIRTEFDNSISTIVSMFETSFESARLTSEFELVVARDGREVGLNALSEGEVELIGLVTAVAGFEAYDVDEVTPVMLLDQLGGLADANLETLADYLDGRTESLVLTAYPENSTFGDHRIDPAEWTVIVAAQSAGV from the coding sequence ATGAACTGCACCATCGAGATTGAGAATATCGCGGGGATTTCGGAGGGGATTGCGACGGTAGAGTCCGGAGTCAATACCGTGAAGGCGTCCAACTGGCAGGGGAAATCTAGTTTTATTCGCGCCATCGAGACAGCCTTCGGGACGAAGACCGCGCTCACCGAGGGAGAAGACGAAGGGCACGTCGCTGTCGACATCGACGGCGAGCGCCACGAGGTACGCCTCGACCGGTCCGGCGGGACGGTCGCGCGACACGGGAATCCGGTCTTGGAAGACGAGTACGACAGGCTCGTCGCGGATCTCTTCGCGTTTCTCGGTGAGGACAATGCGATTCGGCAGGCGGTTCGGAACGGCGACAACCTGGCGCCGTTGCTGACGAAACCGCTCGAGGTCTCGGATATCAACGAGCGGATTGCGGATCTCAGGGAGGAACGGGACGCGGTCGAGATCGAACTGGCGAAGGCGCGAGCGAGTGCTGATGACCTCGTGTCGTTGCGAAAGCAAAAAAACACGCTGGAGTCGGAACTGGCGGACCTCCGCGAACAGGAGCAACGGTTCGACGACGCGATGGCCTCCGATGCCCGGGAGGAGCTGAGCGACCTGCGGGCGGAGCGCCAGCGTGTGAGCAGCCTCATCGAACGGCTCGAGAACACTATCGAACGGGCACAGGAGAAACTAACCGACACCCACGAGGAGTACGAGTCCATCGAGGTTGCCGACCCCGCTGACGTCGAAGACGGGCTCGCAGAGGTACGCGACAAACACGAGCGAGCAGAGCAGGACCTCGAGCTCTTGCAGTCGGTCTACTCGGCAAACAAACGGCTCGTCGAAGAAGAGCGGTTAGACCTCCTCACAGACGTCGACCACGGGCTGCTGGGGGACGCACACACGTGCTGGCTCTGTGGGAGCGAGACGACAGCCGACGAAATCGAATCGCAACTCGACGAGGTCGGTGCGAAGGTGCTCGACCTGCGTGAAGAGGCGAGGATGTACGAGGAGCGTATCGAGGAGTTGGAGTCGAAGCGTGACGACATCAGAGACCAACAGCGACGAAAGACTGACCTCGAGGACCGCATCACGGAACTAGAATCGACCGTCTCCGAACGGTCACAGAACCTCTCGAGCGCGAAGCAGCGACTCGAAACGGTCGAGGAGCAAATCGCGGAACTGGAAACGGAAGTCGAGGACGTCGACCGGGAGATCTCAGACATCCGGAGCGACATCAAGTACAAAGAGGCCGAACTCGAGGACGTGGTCGACGACATCCAGGCAGCCGAGCAGGCAGCCACAACCGTCGAGACGCTCGAAGAGGAGAAAGAACAGCTGTCCCAGGAGATCACCCAGCTCCGGACCCGGAAAGACGAGATACAGACCCGGATTCGGACGGAGTTCGACAACTCGATATCGACCATCGTCTCCATGTTCGAGACGAGCTTCGAGAGCGCGCGACTCACCAGCGAGTTCGAACTCGTCGTCGCCAGAGACGGGCGTGAAGTCGGCCTGAATGCGCTCAGCGAGGGCGAAGTCGAACTGATCGGGCTCGTGACTGCAGTCGCTGGCTTCGAAGCCTACGATGTCGATGAGGTGACGCCGGTCATGCTCCTCGATCAGCTCGGCGGGCTCGCAGATGCGAATCTCGAGACACTGGCGGACTATCTCGACGGGCGGACCGAGTCACTGGTGTTGACGGCGTACCCGGAGAACTCCACCTTCGGCGACCACAGAATCGACCCCGCAGAGTGGACCGTCATCGTCGCCGCGCAATCTGCAGGCGTCTGA
- a CDS encoding alpha/beta hydrolase: MSESEEPTERGADFATESLEKWTPRFVANGIDYNDLARLQERIDDWSDWCSEFAAIGDEHEALGTAALDRGDELAAGQHFRQASMYYHFGSHVWHVDDEERDEAHMEAVDLFERAGEYLDPPVHRIEAPFEDFTVPGNLRVPDASPGGDDGDSPLVVLLPGLDSIKEELSAYDADFHDRGIATLAVDGAAQGETWYEQGMSPRYPELISAVVDHIQSLDPDGVDTDRLGVYGVSLGGFYAPYVAANEQRFDACVGISGPFTVGSVSGRSSDLLREQFQWACKTDSLVDVDETTDAMSLRDDIEDLTAPSLMVTGADDHIIPPAQTERIATRAENGEYVLYDNGNHVCNNIPYKYRPMAADWLREQLA; encoded by the coding sequence ATGTCAGAGTCCGAGGAGCCGACAGAGCGTGGCGCAGACTTCGCGACAGAGTCACTCGAGAAGTGGACACCGCGGTTCGTCGCGAACGGGATCGACTACAACGACCTCGCTCGACTGCAGGAACGCATCGACGACTGGTCGGACTGGTGCAGCGAGTTCGCCGCTATCGGTGACGAGCACGAGGCCCTGGGTACAGCCGCGCTGGACCGGGGGGACGAACTCGCTGCCGGACAGCACTTCCGCCAGGCGTCGATGTACTACCACTTCGGGTCGCACGTCTGGCACGTAGACGACGAGGAGCGTGACGAAGCACACATGGAGGCCGTCGACCTCTTCGAACGGGCCGGAGAGTACCTGGACCCACCGGTTCATCGAATCGAGGCACCGTTCGAGGACTTCACCGTCCCCGGAAACCTCCGGGTGCCGGATGCAAGCCCGGGCGGTGACGACGGCGATTCACCACTCGTCGTCCTCCTGCCGGGCCTCGACTCCATCAAGGAAGAGCTGTCCGCATACGACGCTGACTTCCACGACCGCGGTATCGCGACACTGGCTGTCGACGGCGCCGCACAGGGCGAAACCTGGTACGAACAGGGGATGTCGCCACGGTACCCCGAACTCATCTCGGCTGTCGTCGATCACATCCAGTCGCTGGACCCGGACGGCGTCGACACCGACAGACTCGGCGTCTACGGCGTCTCGCTGGGCGGGTTCTATGCGCCGTACGTCGCTGCCAACGAGCAGCGGTTCGACGCCTGTGTCGGTATCTCCGGTCCGTTCACCGTCGGGTCAGTCAGTGGCCGCAGTTCAGACTTGCTGAGAGAGCAGTTCCAGTGGGCCTGCAAGACGGACTCGCTGGTCGACGTCGACGAGACGACCGACGCGATGTCGCTCCGGGACGACATCGAGGACCTCACCGCCCCGTCCCTGATGGTCACCGGCGCTGACGACCATATCATCCCGCCGGCACAGACCGAGCGGATCGCCACGCGCGCGGAGAACGGTGAGTACGTCCTCTACGATAACGGCAACCACGTCTGTAACAACATCCCGTACAAGTACCGGCCGATGGCTGCAGATTGGCTTCGAGAACAACTCGCCTGA
- a CDS encoding pyridoxal-phosphate-dependent aminotransferase family protein, whose translation MVDAPAVGELTPPNRTLMGPGPSDVHPRVLRAMSTPLVGHLDPSFIEVMDDVQDLLRYTFQTENQWTIPISGTGSASMEAAIGNLVEPGDTMLVPTNGYFGDRMASMANRAGGEVVTVDAPWGEPLDPVDVEAAFDEHSPDVFGFVHAETSTGVLQPSVPELTSIAHANDVLVIADTVTSLGGVEFRTDDWDVDVAYSGPQKCLSCPPGASPLTLNDDAMDKVLSRETDPRSWYLDLSLLEGYWGDERAYHHTAPITNVYALREALRLVSEEGIEQRWDRHRSVAGALKAGVESMGLEMNAPDEYWLPSLNTVRVPDGIDDGTIIQYLLDEYDLEIASGLGALSGDIWRIGCMGHSARPRNVSYLLTALGDALAEHGADVDVDAGLAATSDAL comes from the coding sequence ATGGTTGACGCACCAGCCGTCGGGGAGCTTACACCACCGAACCGTACGTTGATGGGGCCCGGTCCGAGCGACGTCCATCCACGCGTTCTTCGGGCGATGAGCACGCCGCTCGTCGGCCACTTGGACCCGTCGTTCATCGAGGTCATGGACGACGTGCAGGACCTGCTTCGGTACACGTTCCAGACCGAGAACCAGTGGACGATTCCCATCTCCGGGACCGGATCGGCGTCGATGGAAGCTGCCATCGGCAATCTCGTCGAGCCGGGTGATACGATGCTCGTTCCGACCAACGGCTACTTCGGCGACCGGATGGCGAGCATGGCGAACCGTGCCGGTGGCGAAGTGGTCACCGTCGACGCGCCGTGGGGGGAGCCACTCGACCCGGTCGACGTCGAAGCCGCGTTCGACGAGCACAGCCCCGACGTGTTCGGGTTCGTCCACGCGGAGACGAGTACTGGTGTCCTCCAGCCGTCGGTGCCGGAGCTGACGAGTATCGCCCACGCGAACGACGTCTTAGTCATCGCGGATACGGTCACCTCCCTCGGTGGCGTGGAGTTCAGGACCGACGACTGGGACGTCGACGTCGCGTACTCGGGGCCCCAGAAGTGCCTCTCCTGCCCGCCGGGAGCCAGTCCACTGACGCTCAACGACGACGCGATGGACAAGGTACTCTCCCGCGAGACCGACCCGCGGTCCTGGTATCTCGACCTCTCGCTACTGGAGGGATACTGGGGCGACGAGCGGGCGTACCACCACACGGCTCCGATTACGAACGTCTACGCCCTCAGGGAGGCGCTCCGACTCGTCAGCGAGGAGGGCATCGAGCAGCGATGGGACCGTCACCGGTCGGTCGCCGGGGCACTGAAAGCCGGCGTCGAGTCCATGGGGCTCGAGATGAACGCCCCCGACGAGTACTGGCTCCCGAGTCTCAACACGGTCCGAGTTCCCGATGGCATCGACGATGGCACCATCATCCAGTACCTCCTCGACGAGTACGACCTCGAGATTGCCAGCGGCCTCGGTGCGCTCTCGGGTGACATCTGGCGCATTGGCTGTATGGGTCACTCCGCTCGCCCGAGGAACGTCAGTTATCTCCTGACTGCGCTCGGCGATGCCCTCGCCGAACACGGCGCTGACGTCGACGTTGACGCTGGACTGGCCGCGACCAGCGACGCGCTGTAA
- a CDS encoding heavy metal translocating P-type ATPase, with the protein MNTSGSDCDERRSSDDGVSPDTPDGNTTIRLSVPDMDCASCAGKVESGLDSVDGISDYETHPATGRVVVSYDRERTTESAIVGAIEGAGYEVTDSDGTETVRLSVPDMDCASCAGKVESGLDSVDGITGYETHPTTGRVVVSFDADRTSERELVAAIEGAGYEVTDSDGGASEEEGEQETAPGVWRSERAKKTGVGAVFLAVGLALEFFLAGLNPSIATILGEPLHVADLLFLVSVGVAGQSIVRNGYYSAKNLNLDIDFLMTVAIVGALSASLAFGEALYFEAATLATLFSFAELLERASMDRARDSLRELMDLSPDEATIKRGGDTETIPVGNVAVGDVVVVRPGEKIPMDGTVTDGTSAVNQAPITGESVPVDKTVGDEVYAGTINEEGYLELEVTSAAGDNTLSRIVEMIEDAQSNKTEREQFVERFAGYYTPVVVVFAVLVTVGSPFVLGVTVSEAVVYGLTLLVLACPCAFVISTPVSVVSGVTSAAKNGVLIKGGSHLESMGAVEAIAFDKTGTLTKGELTVTDVVPLNDNTETDVLRCAQGLEKRSEHPIGEAIVQRADGADVAERDVDAFESITGKGVQAELDGTPHYAGKPGLFTELGFDLSHVHATTDGGVVTQTSQQLCERAGCLNLLSDTVPALQSEGKTVVLVGTEDELEGVIAVADEVRPEAKAAIERLRALGVERTVMLTGDNDRTAAAIADAVGVDDYRAELLPEQKVTAVEDLVAEFEGGVAMVGDGINDAPAMATATVGVAMGAAGTDTALETADVALMGDDLSKLPYLYELAGDANGVIRQNIVASLLIKAGLALAVPFGYVPIWLAVLAGDAGMTVGVTANAMRLSRVRADAESSTSDSSPTA; encoded by the coding sequence ATGAATACTTCCGGTTCGGACTGCGACGAGCGTCGTAGTTCCGACGACGGTGTGTCACCGGACACGCCGGATGGGAACACGACGATACGGCTCAGTGTCCCGGACATGGATTGTGCGTCGTGTGCGGGGAAGGTCGAAAGCGGTCTCGACAGTGTCGACGGCATCTCCGACTACGAGACACACCCGGCGACGGGCCGAGTCGTCGTCTCCTACGACCGTGAGCGGACTACAGAATCCGCCATCGTCGGCGCAATCGAAGGCGCGGGATACGAAGTTACCGACAGCGACGGGACCGAGACGGTGCGACTCTCGGTCCCGGACATGGACTGTGCGTCGTGTGCGGGGAAGGTCGAAAGCGGTCTCGACAGTGTCGACGGAATCACTGGCTACGAGACGCACCCGACGACTGGGCGAGTGGTCGTCTCCTTCGACGCCGACCGCACGAGCGAGCGCGAGCTCGTCGCTGCAATCGAGGGGGCGGGATACGAGGTCACAGACAGTGACGGTGGGGCTTCCGAGGAGGAGGGCGAGCAGGAGACCGCACCGGGCGTCTGGCGGAGCGAGCGTGCGAAGAAGACCGGTGTCGGCGCCGTCTTCCTCGCTGTCGGTCTGGCACTGGAGTTCTTCCTCGCGGGTCTCAATCCATCGATCGCGACTATCCTCGGGGAGCCACTCCACGTCGCCGACCTGCTGTTCCTCGTCTCGGTCGGGGTCGCCGGCCAGTCGATCGTTCGCAACGGGTACTACTCGGCGAAGAACCTGAACCTGGACATCGATTTCCTGATGACGGTCGCTATCGTCGGGGCGCTGTCTGCCAGTCTGGCCTTCGGCGAGGCGTTGTACTTCGAGGCGGCGACGCTGGCGACGCTGTTCAGCTTCGCCGAGCTGCTTGAACGCGCCTCGATGGACCGTGCCCGTGATTCTCTGCGGGAACTGATGGACCTCTCGCCCGACGAGGCGACGATCAAACGCGGCGGTGACACCGAAACGATTCCCGTTGGAAACGTGGCCGTTGGCGACGTCGTCGTCGTCAGGCCGGGCGAGAAGATACCCATGGACGGCACCGTGACCGACGGAACCAGCGCCGTCAATCAGGCCCCTATCACTGGTGAATCCGTGCCGGTTGACAAGACGGTTGGCGACGAGGTGTACGCAGGGACGATAAACGAGGAGGGCTATCTCGAACTCGAGGTCACGTCCGCGGCCGGGGACAACACGCTCTCGCGCATCGTCGAGATGATCGAGGACGCCCAGTCGAACAAGACCGAGCGCGAGCAGTTCGTCGAGCGCTTCGCGGGGTACTACACCCCCGTCGTCGTCGTCTTCGCCGTGCTCGTCACGGTCGGGAGCCCGTTCGTTCTCGGGGTGACGGTGTCCGAAGCGGTCGTTTACGGGTTGACACTCCTGGTACTGGCCTGCCCGTGTGCGTTCGTCATCTCGACGCCGGTCTCCGTCGTCTCCGGCGTGACCAGTGCCGCGAAGAACGGCGTCCTGATTAAAGGCGGTTCGCACCTTGAATCGATGGGTGCTGTGGAAGCCATCGCCTTCGACAAGACGGGCACGCTGACGAAGGGTGAGCTGACGGTGACTGACGTCGTGCCGCTCAACGACAACACCGAGACGGACGTGCTCCGGTGCGCCCAGGGGCTCGAGAAACGGAGCGAGCACCCCATCGGTGAAGCCATCGTCCAGCGAGCTGACGGGGCCGATGTCGCCGAGCGCGACGTCGACGCGTTCGAGAGTATCACCGGGAAAGGCGTGCAGGCCGAACTCGACGGGACGCCGCATTACGCGGGTAAACCCGGTCTGTTCACCGAACTCGGGTTCGACCTCTCGCACGTCCACGCGACGACCGACGGGGGCGTCGTCACACAGACGAGTCAGCAGCTCTGCGAACGAGCCGGCTGTCTGAACCTCCTTTCCGATACGGTCCCCGCCCTCCAGTCCGAGGGAAAGACGGTCGTCCTCGTCGGCACCGAAGACGAGCTAGAGGGCGTTATCGCTGTCGCCGACGAGGTCAGGCCCGAGGCGAAAGCGGCTATTGAACGGCTCCGGGCGTTGGGTGTCGAGCGAACGGTAATGCTTACCGGGGACAACGACCGGACCGCTGCGGCCATCGCCGACGCGGTCGGCGTCGACGACTACCGTGCCGAACTGCTCCCGGAGCAGAAGGTGACTGCCGTCGAGGACCTCGTCGCGGAGTTCGAGGGCGGTGTCGCGATGGTCGGCGACGGCATCAACGACGCGCCGGCGATGGCGACGGCCACCGTCGGTGTCGCGATGGGTGCTGCCGGGACCGATACCGCACTGGAGACGGCCGACGTCGCACTGATGGGCGACGACCTCTCGAAACTCCCCTATCTCTACGAGCTGGCGGGCGACGCCAACGGCGTCATCAGGCAGAACATCGTCGCGAGTTTGCTTATCAAGGCTGGGCTCGCACTCGCCGTGCCCTTCGGCTACGTCCCAATCTGGCTCGCCGTTCTCGCGGGCGACGCAGGGATGACCGTCGGCGTCACGGCCAACGCGATGCGTCTCTCGCGTGTCCGGGCCGATGCTGAGTCGAGCACCAGCGACTCGAGTCCCACGGCATAA
- a CDS encoding aldehyde dehydrogenase family protein has product MSIHIASEWIQRDETIEVLNKFDGSVIDEVTRATREDVDRAIEAANDAKDTMASMPAHERASILRETSRLIDERKDEFAEVMAAEAGKPIETARGEVGRAVSTFQLSAGEAERLSGEEIPIDAQPGNGNRLAFTKRFPVGVVGAISPFNFPLNLVAHKLGPAFAGGNTVVHKPATTTPLTAVKLAETLFEAGLPRDALNLVIGSGSTVGEALLDSDDIDHYSFTGSRAIGKRIKERSGLAGVSLELGNNSPAIVHEDAPDIADAASRIIDGAFSYGGQMCISTQRILVHESRHDELLDELVSQASELVVGDPLNEDTDVGPLISEDDAERIIEWVESAKEDGATVEFGGTRDGAVVQPTIVDGATQEMDVVCQEAFAPVIAVQTYEDLSTAIELADDTPYGLQAGIFTASHDVGLTAAMNIECGGVMINDIPTFRADQQPYGGAKESGIGREGPKYAIEELTEERVICFRPTSDLSI; this is encoded by the coding sequence ATGTCAATCCATATCGCATCAGAGTGGATACAGCGAGACGAGACTATCGAGGTTCTGAACAAGTTCGACGGGAGCGTTATCGACGAGGTGACCAGAGCAACGCGTGAGGACGTCGACCGAGCCATCGAGGCGGCCAACGACGCGAAGGACACGATGGCCTCGATGCCGGCCCACGAGCGCGCGTCGATTCTCAGAGAGACGAGTCGACTCATCGACGAGCGGAAAGACGAGTTCGCAGAGGTCATGGCGGCCGAAGCAGGCAAGCCGATCGAGACAGCCCGAGGCGAAGTCGGACGCGCGGTCAGTACGTTCCAGCTCTCGGCCGGCGAGGCCGAACGCCTCTCCGGGGAGGAGATTCCGATCGACGCCCAGCCCGGTAACGGCAACCGACTCGCGTTCACCAAGCGGTTCCCGGTCGGCGTCGTCGGCGCTATCTCCCCGTTCAACTTCCCCCTGAATCTCGTCGCGCACAAGCTCGGACCGGCGTTCGCCGGTGGCAACACGGTCGTCCACAAACCGGCCACGACGACCCCACTGACTGCAGTAAAACTGGCCGAGACCCTGTTCGAGGCCGGGCTCCCGCGTGACGCGCTCAACCTCGTCATCGGGAGTGGGTCGACGGTCGGCGAGGCGCTGCTGGACAGCGACGATATCGACCACTACTCGTTCACCGGGAGCCGCGCCATCGGCAAGCGAATCAAAGAACGGTCCGGACTTGCGGGCGTCTCGCTCGAGCTCGGGAACAACTCACCCGCGATCGTCCACGAGGACGCCCCCGACATCGCCGACGCGGCGAGCCGGATCATCGACGGCGCGTTCTCGTACGGCGGACAGATGTGTATCAGCACCCAGCGGATACTTGTCCACGAGTCGCGCCACGACGAACTGCTCGACGAACTGGTCTCGCAGGCGTCCGAACTCGTCGTGGGCGACCCGCTGAACGAGGACACCGACGTCGGACCGCTCATCTCCGAGGACGACGCCGAGCGAATCATCGAGTGGGTCGAATCGGCCAAAGAAGACGGTGCGACCGTGGAATTCGGTGGAACTCGAGACGGTGCTGTCGTCCAGCCCACTATCGTCGACGGGGCGACCCAGGAGATGGACGTCGTCTGCCAGGAGGCGTTCGCACCTGTCATCGCCGTCCAGACGTACGAGGATCTCTCGACGGCCATCGAACTGGCCGACGATACCCCGTACGGGCTCCAGGCCGGTATCTTCACTGCGAGCCACGACGTGGGACTCACCGCGGCGATGAACATCGAGTGCGGCGGGGTCATGATCAACGACATCCCAACGTTCCGGGCCGACCAGCAGCCGTACGGCGGTGCGAAAGAGAGCGGCATCGGCCGCGAAGGGCCAAAGTACGCGATCGAAGAGCTCACCGAAGAGCGCGTGATCTGTTTCCGCCCGACCAGCGACCTGTCGATCTGA
- a CDS encoding CopG family ribbon-helix-helix protein: MRTSFNIPDAVVDEFDQVWQEEGMENRSRAVREAMLEYIERHSRLEAATDEVVALIGFDYRYHDVIEAVHSVQHEYQDVILNTSHTHQGEWCLESLFCRGDAARVRGLTYRLRDFDRVRRVKIMSIRGQSE, from the coding sequence ATGCGTACGAGTTTCAACATCCCCGACGCGGTGGTCGACGAGTTCGACCAGGTGTGGCAGGAGGAAGGCATGGAGAACCGGTCGCGAGCGGTCAGAGAGGCCATGTTGGAGTACATCGAGCGTCACTCGCGGCTCGAAGCCGCCACCGACGAGGTGGTCGCCCTCATCGGCTTCGATTATCGATACCACGACGTGATCGAGGCAGTCCACAGCGTCCAGCACGAGTACCAGGACGTGATTCTGAACACGAGCCATACCCATCAGGGCGAGTGGTGCCTCGAGTCACTGTTCTGTCGGGGTGACGCAGCCCGAGTACGTGGCCTCACCTACCGGCTCCGGGACTTCGACCGCGTGCGACGTGTGAAGATTATGAGCATCCGCGGTCAGAGCGAGTGA
- a CDS encoding MFS transporter: protein MYLFFLAQGLSFTQIAILEALYNLTTLVGEIPTGYIGDRVGRRTSLLIGSTLIALTLLGIGLASSFVILAGLYICWSMGYNFRSGSEDAWLYDTLTEDLSAAEFAHVRGRGESVSLAVGAGAAIVGGYLGTIDLSYPWFVAASVTALGVPVLLTVEEPTTYERTDAAALSLRRTLSVVRKTLSQRNIRAFVLYYYVLYAAVTYLVFVFLQPIFETVVLDFGATQSQVRALLGWFYAAYSLFGAGLSYYTGAIRARFGLRRWFLWLPFVVGTALIGLYFIPVLALPAFLLIRGLSDVTQSFAGQYVNDRIETTGRATVLSAMAMVSGLAVVPFQLGSGIISDIVSPSFALAMAGGVLVVSSLGILLWEAPIAESEQEEAG, encoded by the coding sequence ATGTACCTCTTCTTCCTCGCGCAGGGGCTTTCCTTCACCCAAATCGCGATCCTCGAGGCGCTGTACAACCTCACGACACTCGTCGGTGAGATTCCGACCGGCTATATCGGGGACCGTGTCGGGCGGCGCACCAGTCTCCTCATCGGGAGCACGCTTATCGCACTCACACTGCTCGGCATCGGGCTTGCAAGTTCGTTCGTGATATTAGCCGGCCTGTACATCTGCTGGTCGATGGGCTACAACTTCCGCTCGGGGAGCGAAGACGCCTGGTTGTACGATACGCTCACGGAGGACCTCTCTGCGGCGGAGTTCGCGCACGTTCGTGGCCGTGGCGAATCTGTCTCGCTAGCCGTCGGGGCCGGCGCGGCGATCGTCGGTGGCTACCTCGGGACCATCGACCTGTCGTATCCCTGGTTCGTCGCCGCATCAGTTACGGCGCTCGGTGTGCCCGTCCTCTTGACCGTGGAGGAACCAACGACCTACGAGCGGACCGACGCGGCAGCGTTGAGTCTCCGTCGGACGCTTTCGGTCGTCCGGAAAACTCTCTCGCAGCGAAATATCCGTGCCTTCGTCCTGTATTACTACGTTCTCTACGCTGCCGTGACCTACCTGGTGTTCGTGTTCCTGCAGCCGATCTTCGAGACGGTCGTCCTCGACTTCGGTGCGACACAGTCACAGGTCAGAGCTCTGCTCGGGTGGTTCTACGCGGCATACAGTCTCTTCGGCGCTGGACTGAGTTACTACACGGGCGCAATCCGTGCTCGCTTCGGCCTCCGAAGATGGTTTCTGTGGCTGCCCTTCGTCGTTGGCACCGCTCTGATTGGACTGTACTTCATTCCAGTCCTAGCCTTGCCGGCCTTCCTCCTGATTCGCGGCCTGTCTGACGTGACGCAGTCGTTCGCCGGCCAGTACGTCAACGACCGTATCGAGACGACCGGCCGTGCAACTGTTCTCAGTGCGATGGCGATGGTTAGCGGGCTGGCAGTCGTTCCGTTCCAGCTCGGGAGCGGCATCATCTCGGATATCGTCTCCCCGTCGTTCGCCCTCGCCATGGCCGGCGGTGTCCTCGTCGTCAGCTCTCTGGGCATTCTACTCTGGGAGGCACCGATTGCGGAGTCAGAACAAGAGGAAGCCGGCTGA
- the rdfA gene encoding rod-determining factor RdfA, translating into MTKRTRCKVDAAVDTYGIGAQGEAFDDVHEELVSLWKGETNREALGYRSLADWFNKHLLRTVYKDNNRLTFGTQLDTEYDILTGSDEIARGELVDELELADIDAQQVRDDMVSFSTMRRHLTDCLDSEKARQEAETDWQRTSVEIATDQLLEKVQKALSSYEHEGRVAGATEAEVSVRVQLSCPHCPTRRSLEDALRHGYVCEEHHGGDS; encoded by the coding sequence ATGACCAAGCGAACGCGCTGCAAAGTCGACGCCGCCGTCGATACGTACGGTATCGGCGCGCAAGGCGAAGCGTTCGATGACGTCCACGAGGAACTCGTTTCGCTGTGGAAAGGAGAGACGAATCGCGAGGCGCTCGGATACCGTTCGCTCGCCGACTGGTTCAACAAACACCTTCTACGAACGGTATACAAAGACAACAATCGATTGACGTTCGGCACACAACTGGACACGGAATACGACATCCTGACGGGGTCTGACGAAATCGCTCGCGGGGAGCTCGTAGACGAGCTCGAACTCGCGGACATCGACGCCCAGCAGGTCCGCGACGACATGGTTTCGTTCAGCACGATGCGCAGGCACCTGACGGACTGTCTCGACAGCGAGAAAGCGCGCCAAGAAGCTGAGACGGACTGGCAGCGGACGAGTGTCGAGATTGCTACAGACCAGTTGTTAGAGAAAGTACAGAAGGCCCTGTCTTCGTACGAACACGAGGGTCGCGTGGCCGGTGCGACAGAGGCCGAGGTGTCGGTACGGGTTCAGCTTTCGTGTCCACACTGCCCGACCCGGCGAAGCCTGGAGGATGCGCTTCGACACGGGTACGTGTGTGAGGAGCATCACGGCGGCGATTCCTGA
- a CDS encoding Lrp/AsnC family transcriptional regulator has translation METIDLDPTDEEILALLNENARTPDEELAEQVGVSPAEVSERIERLQEEGVITRFTTMFDTSKLGYVSVAFGFSVEPGKADEIANLLSQYDNIYKLWILSGRHNIIAHANFRDITEFQEFSSETLHDIDGIANYETSIATKSVLNDGSALPVSESGE, from the coding sequence ATGGAAACAATCGACCTCGACCCGACGGACGAGGAAATTCTCGCACTCTTGAACGAAAACGCGAGAACGCCCGACGAGGAGCTCGCAGAGCAAGTCGGTGTTTCGCCCGCGGAGGTGAGCGAACGGATCGAACGGCTGCAGGAGGAGGGCGTCATCACACGCTTCACCACGATGTTCGACACCTCGAAACTGGGCTACGTCTCGGTCGCGTTCGGGTTCTCTGTTGAACCTGGGAAGGCCGACGAGATCGCAAATCTGCTCAGCCAGTACGACAACATCTACAAGCTGTGGATTCTCTCGGGCCGGCACAACATCATCGCGCACGCGAACTTCCGGGACATTACCGAGTTCCAGGAGTTCAGTTCGGAGACCCTCCACGACATCGACGGGATCGCGAACTACGAGACATCGATAGCAACCAAATCAGTTCTCAACGACGGCAGTGCGCTCCCGGTCTCCGAGAGCGGGGAATAG